In Proteus vulgaris, one DNA window encodes the following:
- a CDS encoding methionine ABC transporter permease MetI: MSEGMIYLLISGIWETLVMTFVSGFFGFVIGLPLGVLLYVTRPEQIMANPPAYRIISALVNIFRAIPFIILLVWMIPFTRMVVGTSIGLQAAIVPLTVGAAPFIARMVENTLLEIPQGLIEASRSMGATPMQIIKKILLPESLPGLINAATITLITLVGYSAMGGAVGAGGLGQIGYQYGYVGYNATVMNTVIVLLVILVFIIQFFGDRLVKLTTHK; this comes from the coding sequence ATGTCTGAAGGTATGATTTATTTATTAATTAGTGGGATCTGGGAAACCTTAGTCATGACCTTTGTTTCAGGCTTCTTTGGTTTTGTTATCGGATTACCTCTGGGTGTTTTACTTTATGTTACGCGTCCTGAACAAATCATGGCAAATCCACCTGCCTACCGCATTATTTCAGCACTCGTTAATATTTTTAGGGCAATCCCTTTTATTATCTTATTAGTATGGATGATCCCTTTTACACGTATGGTCGTAGGGACTTCAATTGGCTTGCAAGCAGCCATCGTGCCATTAACTGTTGGAGCGGCACCATTTATTGCTCGTATGGTAGAAAATACACTATTAGAAATCCCCCAAGGATTGATTGAAGCATCCCGCTCTATGGGTGCAACGCCAATGCAAATTATTAAGAAGATTTTATTACCCGAATCTTTACCTGGCTTGATTAATGCGGCAACCATTACTTTAATTACATTAGTCGGTTACTCCGCAATGGGAGGTGCTGTTGGTGCCGGTGGTTTAGGTCAAATTGGCTACCAATATGGTTACGTTGGCTATAATGCAACAGTAATGAATACAGTCATTGTTCTACTCGTTATTCTTGTTTTTATCATTCAGTTTTTCGGCGATCGCTTAGTGAAGCTGACAACACATAAATAA
- the tsaA gene encoding tRNA (N6-threonylcarbamoyladenosine(37)-N6)-methyltransferase TrmO, translating to MNTYQMNPIGHISSPYKEKFAVPRQPGLIQDGGGQLILHTPYNHPDAVRGLEQFSHLWLIFVFHQTAQQGWHPLVRPPRLGGNTKMGIFATRSTFRPNPIGMSLVELKKVNTQNQSVVLDLSSLDLVDGTPVLDIKPYLPFAESRPNAIAGFAQEAPDNEMSVFFSQLALEQLQHYANEYPHLSRFITQVLQQDPRPAYKKNEQSNRIYAVHLLEFNVRWQVSGQQTLVLDIEPR from the coding sequence ATGAATACCTACCAAATGAATCCTATAGGGCATATATCAAGTCCTTATAAAGAAAAATTTGCCGTTCCACGCCAACCTGGGTTAATCCAGGATGGCGGCGGCCAACTTATTCTACATACACCTTACAATCACCCAGATGCAGTTCGAGGCTTAGAACAATTTAGTCACCTTTGGCTGATTTTTGTTTTTCATCAAACAGCACAACAGGGTTGGCATCCTTTAGTTCGCCCCCCAAGGCTTGGTGGGAATACCAAAATGGGTATTTTTGCAACTCGCTCAACTTTTCGTCCAAATCCCATCGGCATGTCTTTAGTCGAGTTAAAAAAAGTAAACACACAAAACCAGTCCGTTGTTTTAGACTTAAGCAGCCTTGATTTAGTTGATGGAACTCCTGTTCTGGATATTAAGCCTTATTTACCCTTTGCAGAGTCTCGACCAAATGCGATTGCTGGTTTTGCACAAGAAGCACCAGATAATGAAATGTCTGTTTTCTTTTCACAACTCGCTTTAGAACAGCTGCAACATTATGCGAACGAATATCCTCATCTTTCGCGTTTTATTACTCAAGTATTACAACAAGATCCTCGCCCTGCTTATAAAAAAAACGAGCAAAGTAATAGGATCTATGCGGTACATTTACTTGAATTTAATGTTCGCTGGCAAGTCAGTGGGCAACAGACACTTGTTCTTGATATAGAACCGCGGTAA
- the rcsF gene encoding Rcs stress response system protein RcsF, whose product MHMRLLLLGIMALFMTGCSMQKSSDVDQSKFTDMRLNKPGQPQKPKSQTLPSVRIVEKTEDLLGAPFKDLGIVAGESCRQTLQDPPASLPIAKKRMATKAAYKNANAVLLHECQIVTGLGCYQSAICEGTALLITK is encoded by the coding sequence ATGCACATGCGCTTGCTACTTCTTGGCATCATGGCGCTGTTTATGACAGGCTGTTCAATGCAAAAATCATCTGATGTTGATCAGTCTAAATTTACGGATATGCGTTTAAATAAACCAGGACAACCACAAAAACCAAAATCACAGACGTTACCTTCTGTGCGTATTGTTGAGAAAACAGAAGACCTTTTAGGTGCTCCGTTTAAAGATCTCGGCATTGTTGCCGGTGAATCTTGCCGTCAAACATTACAAGATCCACCAGCAAGTTTACCTATCGCAAAAAAAAGAATGGCTACAAAAGCAGCTTACAAAAATGCCAATGCTGTTTTATTGCATGAATGCCAAATTGTCACTGGTTTAGGTTGCTACCAATCTGCCATTTGTGAAGGCACAGCATTACTCATTACAAAATGA
- a CDS encoding MetQ/NlpA family lipoprotein has product MSLKFKSLAVVSALVGALALAGCGEKEKDPNHIRVGVISGSEQQVAEVAKQVAKDKYGLDVELVTFNDFVMPNESLSRGDIDINAFQHKPYLDQQIKDRNYKITAVGNTFIYPIAGYSKKITDLADLPDEAQVAIPNDPTNLGRSLLLLEKVGLIKLKDGVGLLPTKLDIIENPKKLQLVELEAPQLPRSLDDQKIYLAVINTTYASQVNLTPAKDGIFVEDKDSPYVNIIVAREDNKDSENVKKFIQAYQTDEVDSAANKIFNGGAVKGW; this is encoded by the coding sequence ATGTCATTGAAATTTAAATCACTCGCAGTTGTAAGTGCTTTAGTTGGTGCATTGGCATTAGCTGGTTGTGGTGAAAAAGAAAAAGATCCAAACCATATTCGTGTCGGTGTTATTTCAGGCTCTGAACAACAAGTCGCTGAAGTAGCGAAACAAGTTGCTAAAGATAAATATGGTCTTGATGTAGAACTCGTTACTTTCAATGACTTCGTTATGCCTAATGAATCATTAAGTCGTGGTGATATCGATATTAATGCATTCCAACATAAACCTTATTTAGACCAACAAATTAAAGATCGCAATTACAAAATAACAGCTGTAGGAAATACTTTTATTTATCCTATCGCGGGTTATTCTAAAAAGATTACTGATTTAGCCGATTTACCTGATGAAGCACAAGTAGCTATTCCTAATGATCCAACAAACTTAGGCCGCTCACTGCTGTTATTAGAAAAAGTTGGGTTAATTAAATTAAAAGATGGCGTAGGTCTGTTACCTACCAAGCTTGATATTATTGAAAACCCTAAAAAATTACAATTAGTTGAATTAGAAGCACCACAGTTACCTCGCTCATTAGATGATCAAAAAATCTACTTAGCAGTAATTAACACTACTTATGCAAGCCAAGTCAATTTAACACCAGCAAAAGACGGTATCTTTGTTGAAGATAAAGACTCTCCATACGTAAACATCATTGTTGCTCGTGAAGATAATAAAGACAGTGAGAATGTGAAGAAATTTATTCAAGCCTATCAAACTGATGAAGTGGATAGTGCTGCCAATAAAATTTTTAACGGTGGTGCAGTAAAAGGCTGGTAA